In the Natronolimnobius baerhuensis genome, one interval contains:
- a CDS encoding SIR2 family NAD-dependent protein deacylase yields the protein MDAALERLADEIRRAETVVALTGAGISAPSGVPTFRGDDGVWEHFDEGQFTYGRFQRDPAGFWDDRVALHRDLFGEEYEPNVAHEALAELGRDGHLEAICTQNTDGLHLDAATGVGGDGDSSQSHSSTDANATGSETTVLELHGNAQRVRCQECGARTDADPIYDRAENGELPPTCDCGGIYKPDVVLFGEQLSGAAIQRAQALARESDVFLAIGSSLVVTPAASLPRTAAATGATVGIVTLEETPLDDVADVCCRRDVTDVLPRLSSLVTRDLSR from the coding sequence ATGGACGCAGCCCTCGAGCGACTCGCCGACGAAATCCGTCGTGCGGAGACGGTGGTGGCACTGACCGGGGCTGGCATTTCTGCGCCCTCCGGCGTCCCGACGTTTCGCGGCGACGACGGCGTCTGGGAGCACTTCGATGAGGGGCAGTTCACGTATGGGCGGTTTCAGCGCGATCCGGCGGGCTTCTGGGACGACCGCGTCGCCCTCCACCGAGACCTATTTGGTGAGGAGTACGAGCCAAACGTCGCCCACGAGGCACTCGCGGAACTGGGCCGCGACGGCCATCTCGAGGCGATCTGCACGCAGAATACGGACGGACTCCACCTCGATGCAGCGACTGGGGTCGGTGGGGACGGCGACTCGAGTCAGTCGCACTCGAGTACCGACGCGAACGCGACTGGCAGCGAGACGACAGTGCTCGAACTCCACGGCAACGCCCAGCGCGTCCGGTGTCAAGAGTGTGGCGCGCGAACCGATGCTGACCCGATTTACGACCGCGCCGAGAACGGCGAGTTGCCTCCGACCTGTGACTGTGGCGGCATTTACAAACCCGATGTCGTCCTCTTTGGCGAGCAACTCTCGGGCGCCGCGATACAGCGGGCACAGGCACTCGCCCGCGAGAGCGACGTGTTCCTCGCGATTGGCTCGTCGCTCGTCGTCACCCCCGCGGCTTCACTGCCCCGCACCGCCGCTGCAACGGGTGCAACCGTCGGGATCGTAACGCTCGAGGAGACCCCCCTTGATGACGTGGCTGACGTGTGTTGCCGACGAGACGTGACTGACGTGCTCCCGCGTTTGTCCTCTCTTGTGACGAGAGACTTGTCTCGCTGA
- a CDS encoding DUF7344 domain-containing protein gives MDEKRELGTREIQSIETGSDFSGRERPISANTILSVVANEHRRAILYTLDKASEKTLAYDVLVDRVADRVRDKDTERVSDEQRQRIQIALHHTHLPKLEAAQIIDYEGETGHVQFVGGKLERDLLALVGP, from the coding sequence ATGGATGAGAAACGAGAGTTGGGGACACGTGAGATTCAGTCAATTGAGACGGGTTCCGATTTTTCAGGGCGTGAGAGGCCGATCTCAGCCAATACGATTCTGTCGGTCGTAGCGAACGAACACCGACGTGCCATCCTCTACACGCTAGACAAGGCATCCGAGAAGACACTGGCATATGATGTGCTCGTAGATCGCGTCGCAGACCGGGTTCGGGACAAAGACACTGAACGGGTGTCCGACGAACAACGACAACGCATCCAGATCGCACTTCACCATACCCATCTTCCAAAACTGGAAGCGGCTCAGATAATCGACTATGAGGGTGAAACGGGACACGTCCAGTTTGTTGGCGGTAAACTGGAACGAGATCTGTTGGCGCTGGTTGGACCATAG
- the aspS gene encoding aspartate--tRNA(Asn) ligase: MQDRTYTADAEPGDDATVAGWVHEIRDLGGIAFLILRDTTGKIQVKFEKDEMDDELVETGLDAARESVVKVSGAVEEEPRAPTGVEVTPESLEVIAPADPELPLDPSGKVDAELSTRLDNRTLDLRKDEVQTVFEIRSDVLRAVRDQFRDFECTEINTPKIVATGTEGGTELFPITYFGEEAFMNQSPQLFKQLIAGSSVERVFEIGPIFRAEEHNTPRHLNEATSIDFEGAFCDHTDAMDVAEGVVKSAYEAVEEQYGDTLEDLDLAEDFEVPEGDFPRISYEEALERINATGELDEQLVWGDDLSTPAEEALGQDVGGHYFITDWPSEIKPFYIKDHDDDPDLSTGFDLMHPRMELVSGGQREHRHEKLIEGFEQQGLDPSEFEYYTKMFKYGMPPHAGFGLGGERLIMTILGLDNIREAVLFPRDRQRLSP, from the coding sequence ATGCAGGATAGAACCTACACTGCGGACGCCGAGCCAGGCGACGACGCAACCGTCGCTGGGTGGGTCCACGAGATCCGCGACCTCGGCGGCATCGCCTTTCTGATTCTCCGCGATACGACCGGGAAAATCCAGGTCAAATTCGAGAAAGACGAGATGGACGATGAACTCGTCGAGACCGGTCTCGACGCCGCCCGCGAGAGCGTCGTCAAAGTCTCCGGCGCAGTCGAGGAAGAACCACGCGCGCCAACCGGCGTCGAAGTGACCCCCGAGTCGCTCGAGGTCATCGCGCCCGCTGACCCCGAACTGCCACTCGACCCCTCCGGCAAGGTCGACGCCGAACTCTCGACGCGACTGGACAACCGGACACTCGACCTCCGCAAGGACGAGGTCCAGACGGTCTTCGAAATCCGCTCGGACGTTCTGCGCGCCGTTCGCGACCAGTTCCGCGACTTCGAGTGTACGGAGATCAACACGCCGAAGATCGTCGCGACCGGAACCGAAGGCGGTACGGAACTGTTCCCGATCACGTACTTCGGTGAGGAGGCCTTCATGAACCAGTCGCCACAGCTGTTCAAACAGCTGATCGCGGGCTCGAGCGTCGAGCGCGTCTTCGAGATCGGCCCGATCTTCCGCGCGGAAGAACACAACACGCCGCGACACCTGAACGAGGCGACCTCGATTGACTTCGAGGGCGCATTCTGCGATCACACCGACGCGATGGATGTCGCCGAAGGCGTCGTCAAGTCGGCCTACGAAGCCGTCGAGGAACAGTACGGCGACACACTCGAGGACCTCGACCTCGCTGAGGACTTCGAGGTTCCAGAGGGCGACTTCCCACGCATTTCCTACGAGGAAGCACTCGAGCGCATCAACGCGACGGGCGAACTCGACGAGCAACTCGTCTGGGGCGACGACCTCTCGACGCCAGCCGAGGAGGCGCTCGGACAGGACGTCGGCGGCCACTACTTCATCACGGACTGGCCAAGCGAGATCAAGCCGTTCTACATCAAGGACCACGACGACGATCCGGACCTCTCGACTGGCTTCGACCTGATGCACCCGCGCATGGAACTGGTCTCCGGTGGCCAGCGTGAACACCGCCACGAGAAGCTCATCGAGGGCTTCGAACAGCAGGGTCTCGACCCGAGCGAGTTCGAGTACTACACGAAGATGTTCAAATACGGCATGCCGCCCCACGCCGGCTTCGGCCTCGGTGGCGAGCGCCTCATCATGACGATTCTCGGGCTGGACAACATCCGAGAGGCTGTTCTCTTCCCGCGAGATCGTCAACGTCTGAGTCCGTAG
- a CDS encoding helix-turn-helix domain-containing protein, translated as MATVMEFTSPTAEFPLGSVFENLPGVRVELERLIPHETLIIPYFWVRGAETEDIEAAFEQHAGVSNIRVVDSVEDEYLMRAEWDQEYFGILSALAEANVVVLSGIGTKNEWRFEVRAESQEAIAEFRERCQKNDIPIAITAVHAMLPIQGEGYELTETQREALILAYERGYFDTPREVSLEEIADELGITQQSLSSRLRRGHRRLIGATLSSSL; from the coding sequence ATGGCGACTGTAATGGAGTTTACCAGCCCGACAGCGGAGTTTCCCCTAGGGAGTGTGTTCGAGAACTTGCCGGGAGTGAGAGTTGAATTGGAGCGACTGATTCCACACGAGACGCTGATTATCCCGTATTTCTGGGTACGCGGTGCGGAAACAGAGGACATCGAAGCTGCGTTCGAACAACACGCCGGTGTGAGCAACATCCGAGTGGTCGACAGCGTTGAAGACGAGTATCTCATGCGTGCTGAGTGGGACCAAGAGTACTTTGGCATCCTGAGTGCCCTTGCAGAGGCCAACGTCGTTGTGCTCTCCGGAATCGGGACGAAAAACGAGTGGCGATTCGAGGTCCGCGCCGAGAGTCAAGAGGCAATCGCGGAGTTTCGAGAGCGCTGCCAGAAAAACGACATTCCGATAGCGATTACCGCCGTCCACGCTATGCTTCCGATCCAGGGAGAAGGCTACGAGTTGACCGAGACTCAACGCGAGGCACTAATATTGGCCTACGAACGAGGCTATTTCGACACCCCACGCGAGGTGTCGCTCGAAGAAATCGCTGACGAACTCGGTATCACTCAGCAGTCGCTTTCCTCACGTCTTCGACGCGGGCATCGACGCCTCATTGGAGCGACGCTCAGCAGTTCGTTGTGA
- a CDS encoding cytochrome P450 gives MASETPSLPDDRPPGPDGLPLVGNQLTFLREPYQSMTRIAREYGDIAAWKDPGGPVYQLNHPDYIEQVLVQHNEQYVKGEQFQHILRPITGNGILNSEGAIWRRNRHLIQPAFHPERIQEYATMMTDATESALEDWQDGQMFDIHEEMMELTLRIVARALFGTDIDDYVDRIGDALETFMAATENLGHLVLPPSVPTPARLQIRRAREQLDEVVYHLIEQRRANPTDRDVISKLLDVTDEAGETLSTEQIRDEVVTLLLAGHETTALALTLTFYLLATNPTAETRLVDELEDVLEGEVPTMADLEGLTYTEKVVKESMRLYPPVPGIVREPTKPDVIGGYTIPPGATVRMHQWVVHRDPRWYDDPLAFQPERWTDEMEADLPKLAYFPFAAGPRRCIGDRFAMLEAQLLLATIYQQYHLELVPGIDLDLRATITARPKHEIPMTVRER, from the coding sequence ATGGCATCCGAGACACCGTCACTCCCTGATGATCGACCGCCGGGTCCCGATGGGTTGCCCCTGGTCGGGAACCAACTCACGTTTTTGCGCGAGCCCTACCAATCGATGACGCGGATCGCCCGCGAGTACGGCGATATCGCGGCCTGGAAAGATCCTGGCGGACCGGTGTATCAGCTCAATCACCCCGACTACATCGAGCAGGTGCTCGTCCAGCACAACGAACAGTACGTCAAAGGCGAGCAGTTCCAGCACATTCTCCGGCCGATCACCGGCAACGGCATTCTGAACAGCGAAGGCGCAATCTGGCGGCGCAATCGCCATCTCATCCAGCCGGCGTTTCACCCCGAGCGCATTCAGGAGTACGCGACGATGATGACCGACGCCACCGAGTCGGCACTCGAGGACTGGCAGGACGGCCAGATGTTCGACATCCACGAGGAGATGATGGAACTGACGCTGCGGATCGTCGCCCGCGCGCTGTTCGGAACGGACATCGACGACTACGTCGACCGAATCGGTGACGCCCTCGAGACGTTCATGGCGGCGACCGAGAACCTCGGCCATCTTGTGCTCCCGCCAAGCGTGCCGACGCCCGCTCGCCTGCAGATTCGGCGCGCTCGCGAGCAACTCGACGAGGTCGTCTATCACCTGATCGAGCAGCGCCGGGCGAATCCGACCGACCGTGACGTCATCTCGAAACTACTCGACGTGACCGACGAGGCAGGAGAGACGCTGTCGACCGAGCAGATCCGCGACGAAGTTGTCACGCTCTTGCTGGCCGGCCACGAAACGACCGCGCTGGCGCTGACGCTGACGTTCTACCTGCTCGCGACGAATCCGACCGCCGAAACTCGTCTCGTGGATGAACTCGAGGACGTGCTCGAGGGCGAGGTGCCGACGATGGCCGATCTTGAGGGTCTCACATACACTGAGAAGGTGGTCAAAGAATCAATGCGCCTCTACCCGCCAGTGCCGGGAATCGTCCGTGAACCGACCAAGCCGGACGTAATCGGTGGCTACACGATCCCACCGGGTGCGACCGTCCGCATGCATCAGTGGGTCGTCCACCGCGACCCGCGCTGGTACGACGACCCGCTGGCGTTTCAGCCAGAGCGCTGGACCGACGAGATGGAAGCCGACCTGCCGAAACTGGCGTACTTCCCGTTCGCTGCCGGGCCACGGCGCTGTATCGGCGACCGCTTTGCGATGCTTGAGGCACAATTACTGCTCGCGACGATCTATCAGCAGTATCACCTCGAGTTAGTGCCTGGAATCGACCTCGATTTGCGGGCGACGATCACTGCCCGACCAAAACACGAGATACCAATGACCGTTCGCGAGCGGTAG
- a CDS encoding helix-turn-helix domain-containing protein — protein MSLRAEFDVTSPDLILGPTLQAMPSVELTIERQYALDPARPITFCWARCSDRDRLEETLAGDQTVAEFQYIDRTPEQTLVRVRHSDTGVISAYRQWVTVGGQLLECRGTDGIWSFTMRFPDQEAFAQYYEFLEDNGVEFDLHRLAAGAEVETPQPASETLTESQREALVLAFEYGFFSVPRETELSAVAAAFNISEQAVSERLRRGQARVIEEYVLPNSTTLESLNQR, from the coding sequence ATGAGCCTCCGTGCAGAGTTCGACGTGACATCGCCGGACCTCATCCTCGGTCCGACGCTGCAAGCGATGCCGTCGGTCGAACTCACAATCGAGCGCCAGTACGCCCTCGATCCCGCACGGCCGATTACGTTCTGCTGGGCGCGCTGTTCGGACCGCGACCGCCTCGAGGAGACGCTCGCTGGGGATCAGACGGTTGCCGAGTTCCAGTACATTGATCGAACACCCGAGCAGACGCTCGTTCGCGTTCGACACAGCGACACGGGAGTCATTTCGGCCTATCGTCAGTGGGTCACCGTCGGCGGTCAACTCCTCGAATGTCGCGGAACCGACGGCATCTGGTCGTTCACAATGCGGTTTCCAGACCAAGAGGCGTTTGCGCAGTATTACGAGTTTCTCGAGGACAACGGCGTCGAATTCGACTTGCATCGACTCGCAGCCGGAGCCGAAGTCGAGACCCCACAGCCCGCAAGCGAGACGTTGACGGAGTCACAGCGAGAGGCGCTGGTGCTTGCGTTCGAGTATGGCTTCTTTTCAGTGCCGCGCGAAACCGAACTATCGGCCGTCGCAGCGGCGTTCAACATTTCGGAACAGGCAGTCAGCGAACGGCTGCGACGCGGGCAGGCTCGAGTGATCGAAGAGTACGTCCTTCCCAATTCGACCACGCTCGAGTCGCTGAATCAGCGCTAA
- a CDS encoding AAA family ATPase, whose product MTSLTPALLTDASALVPGSTAFLAVVLMAGTVALVLRTVSWAVAAQADRLFLGAAYVVGVGGFVATGDAALVFAPPALTLAWQFVGRHTDGATQTRQIQGAPGEGGHGSNPRGDSEDETGTALAGDDLETEPPGHDFSDVGGMMELKETLHDRVIDPLTREDVYDYYGIGTVNGVLFHGPPGCGKTFVASALAAETDYNYLEVTPSDITSKYIGEAADNVATLFETARENEPCLVFIDEIDAIAGDRSGRMANSEQQMVNQLLTELESQTDADIVVFAATNYVEDVDDAILRSGRFDERIEIPPPDRRARLEMLRLELADAPVADEVSLEAIAEATAGYASSDVTLVADVAIRHAIADESPVEQGHLQQALEEIDTSIAGWLDRYEDHFDEDLGRSSADDPVPFDALAGMDELTAQLERRVLEPVRNPDGYERYAVPAVDGVLLYGPPDAGKTSLAQSLAAELNRPIVELSVGRFHQEGVDEPADRAADILEDARSLAPCVLILDDLDELAPASSGSRDTRRVTTRLETLLPTLGDDVLVVATARSVDGVNIDVLHAGTFDERIEVPPPDGTTRAAILADSLPEGFLHAEMDLEAVAEATAGFSIRDVRHLAGRVAREALRREEQITTDRLVAEADAIEATLAGWHESAGQRGGMGLSEIPDVIERQR is encoded by the coding sequence ATGACCAGTTTGACACCGGCGCTGCTCACCGACGCGAGTGCGCTCGTTCCCGGTTCGACCGCATTTCTCGCGGTCGTGTTGATGGCCGGAACGGTCGCACTCGTGCTTCGGACGGTCTCGTGGGCGGTCGCCGCACAGGCGGATCGGCTGTTTTTGGGTGCCGCGTACGTCGTCGGCGTCGGCGGCTTCGTCGCGACCGGCGACGCTGCGCTCGTGTTCGCACCACCAGCGCTGACGCTGGCCTGGCAGTTCGTCGGCCGACACACGGACGGGGCGACACAGACGCGCCAGATTCAGGGAGCGCCGGGCGAGGGCGGCCACGGATCGAACCCTCGAGGCGACAGCGAGGACGAAACTGGAACCGCACTTGCGGGCGACGACCTCGAGACAGAGCCGCCGGGACACGACTTCTCGGACGTCGGCGGAATGATGGAGTTGAAGGAAACGCTCCACGACCGGGTGATCGACCCGCTAACGCGCGAGGACGTCTACGACTACTACGGAATCGGGACGGTCAACGGCGTCCTCTTTCACGGGCCGCCGGGCTGTGGCAAGACGTTCGTCGCGAGCGCGCTCGCGGCCGAGACAGACTACAACTACCTCGAGGTCACGCCCTCAGATATCACGAGCAAGTACATCGGCGAGGCTGCTGATAACGTCGCGACGCTGTTCGAGACGGCCCGCGAGAATGAGCCCTGTCTCGTCTTCATCGACGAAATCGATGCCATCGCGGGCGACCGCTCGGGTCGGATGGCAAACAGCGAACAGCAGATGGTCAATCAACTCCTTACGGAACTCGAGTCACAGACTGACGCCGATATCGTCGTCTTCGCGGCGACGAACTACGTCGAGGATGTCGACGACGCCATCCTGCGCTCGGGTCGATTCGATGAGCGCATCGAGATCCCGCCGCCGGACCGGCGGGCACGTCTCGAGATGCTTCGGCTCGAACTCGCCGATGCGCCGGTCGCCGACGAGGTGAGTCTCGAGGCCATCGCCGAGGCGACAGCGGGCTACGCCTCGAGTGACGTCACGCTCGTTGCGGACGTGGCGATCCGACACGCAATCGCTGATGAGTCGCCGGTCGAACAGGGTCACCTCCAGCAGGCACTCGAGGAAATCGACACCAGCATCGCGGGCTGGCTGGATCGCTACGAGGATCACTTCGACGAGGATCTGGGGCGCTCATCGGCCGACGATCCCGTTCCCTTCGATGCGTTAGCAGGGATGGACGAGTTGACGGCCCAACTCGAACGGCGGGTTCTCGAGCCGGTTCGAAATCCCGACGGCTACGAACGGTACGCGGTGCCTGCGGTCGACGGCGTCCTGTTGTACGGCCCGCCCGATGCAGGGAAAACATCGCTCGCACAGTCGCTCGCCGCGGAACTGAATCGGCCAATTGTCGAACTCAGTGTTGGTCGCTTCCATCAGGAGGGCGTCGATGAGCCAGCCGACCGCGCGGCCGATATTCTCGAGGATGCCCGGTCGCTCGCCCCGTGCGTACTCATACTGGATGATCTCGACGAACTCGCGCCCGCGTCCAGTGGCTCAAGAGACACTAGACGAGTGACAACGCGCCTCGAGACGCTGCTGCCGACGCTTGGTGACGATGTGCTCGTCGTGGCAACGGCGCGCAGCGTCGATGGCGTCAACATCGACGTCCTGCATGCGGGAACCTTCGACGAGCGAATCGAGGTGCCGCCACCGGATGGGACGACGCGCGCAGCGATTCTTGCCGACTCGCTCCCCGAGGGATTCTTGCACGCAGAGATGGATCTCGAGGCGGTCGCCGAGGCGACGGCTGGCTTTAGCATTCGGGACGTTCGCCATCTCGCCGGACGGGTCGCTCGCGAGGCGCTTCGACGGGAGGAACAAATTACGACAGACCGACTCGTCGCCGAGGCGGACGCCATCGAGGCGACGCTTGCGGGCTGGCACGAATCCGCTGGCCAACGCGGCGGGATGGGACTCTCCGAGATACCCGACGTGATCGAGCGCCAGCGCTGA
- a CDS encoding helix-turn-helix domain-containing protein, with the protein MSVITEIRVPSDDFELGQILSIEQASAVELETLVPSGDVTVPLFWVYEPVGNDFLDTVERYPTVNSVTEMDVFKDRTLFKLDWDATQDHLFECILEHGGQILSATGAPEGWNFEIRFASREELSQCQDCCENAHISLKPTRIYNPGDPEAGPWYGLSKPQREALTLAIRMGYYDIPRGCTTAELAEELGISDQAVTERLRRAIGTFGRYALLTPESAAHVD; encoded by the coding sequence ATGAGTGTGATAACGGAGATTCGCGTCCCGTCCGATGACTTTGAACTCGGACAAATCCTCAGTATAGAGCAAGCGTCTGCGGTCGAGCTTGAAACGCTCGTCCCAAGCGGGGACGTCACCGTGCCGCTCTTCTGGGTCTACGAACCGGTCGGGAACGACTTTCTCGATACCGTTGAGCGCTATCCAACGGTTAACAGCGTCACGGAGATGGACGTGTTCAAAGACCGGACGCTGTTCAAACTGGACTGGGATGCGACCCAGGACCACCTTTTTGAATGCATCTTGGAACACGGCGGGCAAATACTGAGTGCGACTGGAGCACCTGAAGGATGGAATTTCGAGATACGATTCGCAAGCCGCGAGGAACTGAGTCAGTGCCAGGACTGTTGTGAAAACGCGCACATCTCCCTAAAACCAACCCGTATATACAATCCGGGGGACCCTGAGGCAGGTCCGTGGTACGGCTTAAGTAAGCCCCAACGAGAAGCGCTCACGCTTGCCATTCGAATGGGATACTACGATATTCCACGCGGCTGTACGACCGCGGAGTTAGCTGAGGAACTCGGAATCTCCGATCAGGCAGTAACGGAGCGACTGCGTCGTGCCATTGGTACGTTCGGGAGGTATGCACTTCTCACTCCCGAGTCAGCGGCACACGTAGACTAA
- a CDS encoding universal stress protein, giving the protein MTTRVLVPMDGSEQAETALEHAFEFHPDAEITVLHVVELEGSTLEVSDGIGFDSDVQQGMENRAEAVFDRAQELTANAGHEGVLETKMGIGDPTRSIIDAADDVDLIVIGSEGRHGAARLLLGSVAETVARRAPVPVTIVR; this is encoded by the coding sequence ATGACAACACGAGTACTCGTTCCGATGGACGGCTCGGAGCAGGCGGAAACCGCCCTCGAGCACGCCTTCGAGTTCCACCCTGATGCCGAGATTACGGTGTTACACGTCGTCGAACTCGAGGGATCAACGCTCGAGGTCAGTGACGGGATTGGGTTCGACAGCGACGTACAACAGGGCATGGAGAACCGGGCCGAGGCGGTGTTCGACCGGGCACAAGAACTGACTGCCAACGCGGGTCACGAGGGGGTGCTCGAGACGAAGATGGGGATTGGCGATCCGACGCGGTCGATCATCGACGCCGCAGACGACGTCGATCTGATCGTGATCGGCAGCGAGGGAAGACACGGCGCAGCACGATTACTGCTCGGGAGCGTCGCAGAAACGGTTGCTCGGCGCGCGCCGGTACCGGTGACAATCGTCCGGTAA
- a CDS encoding type II toxin-antitoxin system VapC family toxin has translation MVLLDSTFLIDLFDEDDDAIAALETFDWRDASVSLITVTEVRRGLPEEKIEEFDSILREVGVVQYTIDEGHCALQEHKRLTEDKKSVDNLDLMVAATAIVADEPILTREPETYEPTQAQTQSY, from the coding sequence ATGGTTCTGCTTGATAGTACGTTCCTGATCGACCTGTTCGACGAGGACGACGACGCAATCGCCGCCCTCGAGACATTCGACTGGCGCGATGCCTCCGTCTCGCTGATCACGGTCACGGAGGTCAGACGCGGCCTTCCGGAAGAGAAAATCGAAGAGTTCGACTCGATTCTTCGCGAGGTCGGCGTCGTTCAGTACACCATCGACGAAGGCCACTGCGCACTGCAGGAGCACAAACGACTCACCGAGGACAAAAAATCCGTCGACAACCTCGATCTGATGGTCGCTGCGACAGCAATCGTCGCCGACGAGCCAATTCTGACTCGAGAGCCTGAGACGTACGAGCCAACGCAAGCCCAGACCCAGTCGTACTAA
- a CDS encoding pantoate kinase: MRDEATAFVPGHITGFFSAHPDDDPTKAGSRGAGLTLTDGVTVTVEPAAETTIALDGESLEIEPVTTVLETLEATARVEAESELPLGSGFGVSGAMALGTALAANRVFERTLSMNELVTIAHGAEVQAGTGLGDVVAQAHGGIPIRLEPGGPHENTLDAIPARARVEYVTFGELSTADVLSGETDQLTDAGKEALSRVVKEPTLLSFMYASRLFAREAGLVTEQVARTIGDVTDVEGQASMAMLGETVFALGTGLSDAGYDPNVCATHPAGAMLQ; this comes from the coding sequence ATGCGCGACGAGGCGACTGCGTTCGTTCCCGGCCACATCACGGGCTTTTTCAGCGCCCACCCGGACGACGACCCGACGAAAGCCGGCTCTCGAGGAGCGGGCCTCACGCTCACTGATGGGGTGACGGTGACGGTTGAACCGGCAGCGGAGACGACAATCGCGCTCGACGGCGAGTCACTCGAGATCGAACCCGTGACGACCGTCCTCGAGACGCTCGAAGCGACGGCTCGCGTCGAGGCCGAATCGGAGCTGCCGCTTGGGTCTGGCTTTGGCGTGTCAGGCGCGATGGCGCTTGGAACCGCGCTCGCGGCAAATCGCGTTTTCGAACGCACGCTCTCGATGAACGAACTCGTGACGATTGCCCACGGCGCGGAGGTGCAAGCTGGCACCGGCCTCGGCGACGTGGTTGCACAGGCCCACGGCGGTATTCCGATTCGACTCGAGCCTGGTGGCCCACACGAGAATACACTCGATGCAATCCCAGCGCGCGCTCGCGTCGAGTACGTCACGTTCGGCGAACTCTCGACGGCCGACGTGCTCTCGGGGGAGACCGACCAACTGACGGACGCCGGGAAAGAAGCACTCTCTCGAGTCGTCAAAGAACCGACTCTTCTATCCTTTATGTATGCATCCCGACTGTTCGCGCGGGAGGCTGGATTGGTGACCGAGCAAGTCGCCAGAACGATTGGCGATGTCACGGACGTCGAGGGACAGGCCTCAATGGCGATGCTCGGCGAAACAGTGTTCGCACTCGGGACGGGCCTTTCCGATGCCGGCTACGATCCGAACGTCTGTGCGACGCATCCGGCAGGGGCGATGTTGCAGTAA
- a CDS encoding DUF7576 family protein translates to MNSDPDSTTTDAASLLETGSHLKHEATVEAVSDGVETHADTDDTTVADGSLSMDSDRLEPQSDRCRSCGTAIGPREYRLSWLITDGAATLEAHYCSESCLPDDAPSGSTTADEATASSESDRHSPQDWSYCR, encoded by the coding sequence ATGAACTCAGACCCCGATTCGACCACGACCGACGCCGCCAGCCTCCTCGAGACTGGAAGCCACCTCAAGCACGAAGCGACGGTGGAGGCGGTGAGCGACGGCGTCGAGACACACGCAGACACCGACGACACGACGGTTGCTGACGGCTCGCTATCGATGGACTCTGATCGGCTCGAGCCCCAGTCAGATCGCTGTCGAAGTTGTGGCACAGCGATTGGTCCGCGCGAGTACCGACTCAGTTGGCTGATCACCGATGGCGCGGCGACGCTCGAGGCCCACTACTGTAGCGAGAGTTGTCTCCCGGACGATGCTCCTAGTGGGTCGACAACTGCGGACGAAGCAACCGCCTCGAGTGAGTCCGACCGCCACAGCCCACAGGACTGGTCGTACTGTCGCTGA
- a CDS encoding HalOD1 output domain-containing protein, giving the protein MDTTVSGVGVEALEYVRESGTVRTQFNHEKTPASMAVAPTLADLLGTDPVELDPCYSTVDPESLDALVEVPTGTNRDIHVVFTHEAHAIPVHSDGVGTITPEHKPTVKKYEEGAGR; this is encoded by the coding sequence ATGGACACAACGGTATCTGGGGTTGGAGTCGAAGCGCTCGAGTACGTTCGGGAATCTGGGACTGTTCGCACCCAGTTCAATCATGAGAAGACACCCGCGAGCATGGCTGTTGCCCCAACGCTGGCGGACCTACTGGGAACCGATCCGGTCGAACTCGACCCGTGCTATTCCACTGTTGACCCCGAATCGTTAGATGCACTCGTCGAAGTTCCTACCGGGACAAACAGGGATATCCACGTTGTATTCACGCATGAAGCGCACGCGATACCCGTACACAGCGACGGTGTGGGTACCATCACACCAGAACACAAACCAACTGTGAAGAAATACGAAGAGGGCGCGGGAAGATGA